One genomic window of Glycine soja cultivar W05 chromosome 9, ASM419377v2, whole genome shotgun sequence includes the following:
- the LOC114367765 gene encoding uncharacterized protein LOC114367765, with product MTWDTLKQEYLGGKKVITVKLQSLRREFETALMTDKESVQEYLSRVSTVVQQMRSYGETMTNEHVVGKVLRSLTNKYDHVVAAIEESKDMADYTFDELMGSLQAHEERLNRNGEKKEEKAFHVKGESSNKEKTGQFSGRGRGRAGSRGRVRGRGQNKEGKEQSYKGPVKCYYCKKPGHKEASCWKKEEDEQKGDQKSNFVENEQKLFLAQRAADNDAGGDVWYIDSGCSNHMSSAKSMFRELNESLKSKVRLGDEKQLEVEGRGMIAIKTEQGNTKLLYDVQYVPNLAHYLLSVGQLLNSGYSVLFENDFCLICDKKSKEVVVKIVMGRNRMFPLDLSGNVSKALTVKGDDDGVRIYIL from the coding sequence ATGACGTGGGATACTCTAAAGCAAGAGTATCTAGGTGGCAAGAAGGTGATTACAGTGAAGCTGCAATCACTAAGGAGAGAGTTTGAAACAGCTCTAATGACGGACAAAGAATCTGTCCAAGAATACTTGTCACGTGTATCCACTGTAGTACAACAAATGCGGTCATATGGAGAAACAATGACCAATGAGCATGTGGTTGGAAAAGTTCTAAGAAGTCTCACAAACAAATATGACCATGTTGTAGCAGCTATTGAAGAGTCAAAGGACATGGCAGATTACACCTTTGATGAACTCATGGGATCCTTGCAAGCTCATGAGGAGAGGCTCAATAGAAATGGTgagaagaaggaagagaagGCATTCCATGTGAAAGGAGAATCCTCAAACAAGGAAAAGACAGGGCAATTCAGTGGAAGAGGTAGAGGAAGAGCTGGCTCAAGAGGAAGGGTCCGTGGAAGAGGACAAAATAAGGAAGGAAAAGAGCAATCATATAAAGGTCCAGTCAAATGTTACTATTGCAAGAAGCCAGGCCACAAAGAAGCTAGCTGCTGGAAGAAGGAGGAGGATGAACAAAAGGGTGATCAAAAGTCCAATTTTGTGGAGAATGAGCAAAAGTTGTTCTTAGCACAAAGGGCAGCTGACAATGATGCAGGAGGTGACGTGTGGTATATTGACAGTGGGTGCTCCAACCATATGTCAAGTGCCAAGTCTATGTTCAGAGAATTGAATGAATCTTTAAAGAGCAAGGTGAGGCTTGGAGATGAAAAACAACTTGAAGTGGAAGGAAGAGGCATGATTGCAATTAAAACTGAGCAAGGAAACACTAAGCTATTATATGATGTGCAGTATGTGCCAAATTTGGCTCACTATTTGCTGAGTGTGGGTCAATTACTTAATTCTGGATATTCAGTACTGTTTGAGAATGATTTCTGTTTGATCTGTGATAAGAAATCCAAAGAAGTTGTAGTAAAGATTGTTATGGGGAGAAATAGAATGTTCCCTCTTGATTTATCTGGCAATGTGAGCAAAGCACTGACAGTTAAAGGAGATGATGATGGTGTCaggatttatatattataa